The following are encoded in a window of Cycloclasticus pugetii PS-1 genomic DNA:
- a CDS encoding efflux RND transporter periplasmic adaptor subunit, whose translation MQKEKTIHILKVMMTCTLTVLAAFVLWHIYSYYTYTPQTRDGKIKADIVALSSDVSGQVEAVFVQDNQQVQKGDVLFSIDTDRLENTVAQNEAALSNARATLAAANREEKRYKTLKNTIVSEQERDNRISVAEQAQAKYEQALADLKLARLNLERSQVKSPINGIVTNFSLRPGTYATAGQPVMALVDIDSFYVAGYFEETKLSHIRTGMPATVHIMGEDQAISGHVVGISSAIEDRERATSSNTLIANVNPTFNWIRLAQRVPVRIAIDEIPDNIALISGRTASITINNHEG comes from the coding sequence ATGCAAAAAGAAAAAACAATTCACATCCTAAAAGTCATGATGACATGCACGCTGACCGTTCTTGCAGCGTTTGTGCTCTGGCATATCTATTCCTACTATACTTACACTCCGCAAACACGCGATGGCAAGATCAAGGCCGACATTGTTGCCTTATCTTCCGATGTATCCGGCCAAGTAGAGGCCGTCTTTGTTCAGGACAACCAGCAGGTTCAAAAGGGCGATGTATTATTTTCTATCGACACCGATCGCTTGGAAAATACTGTAGCGCAAAACGAAGCTGCTTTAAGCAATGCTAGGGCAACACTTGCTGCAGCAAACAGGGAGGAAAAACGATATAAAACCCTAAAAAACACCATTGTCTCGGAACAAGAACGTGATAACCGTATCTCTGTTGCTGAGCAGGCCCAGGCGAAATATGAGCAAGCATTGGCAGACCTGAAACTCGCCCGCCTTAATCTAGAGCGCTCGCAAGTGAAGTCCCCAATCAATGGAATCGTAACCAATTTTTCACTGCGCCCAGGAACCTATGCAACCGCCGGACAACCGGTAATGGCGTTGGTCGATATTGATAGCTTTTATGTCGCTGGATATTTTGAAGAAACAAAACTAAGCCATATTCGCACTGGCATGCCTGCAACAGTTCATATTATGGGAGAAGACCAAGCTATCAGCGGACATGTCGTCGGGATTTCATCCGCAATTGAAGACCGTGAACGTGCAACATCCTCTAATACACTGATCGCCAATGTCAATCCAACTTTTAACTGGATAAGGTTGGCACAACGTGTACCAGTCCGCATAGCGATTGATGAAATTCCTGATAACATAGCACTTATTTCAGGGCGAACAGCCAGCATTACTATCAATAATCATGAAGGTTGA
- a CDS encoding DUF1656 domain-containing protein — MIGEIDIAGIFISPLLLCLLSAFIGRIMISTLFEKVNIYKVVWHRPLFDMSLFFILLGISLKTFYLITG; from the coding sequence ATGATCGGAGAAATTGATATAGCTGGAATATTTATCTCGCCGTTACTCTTATGCTTGCTAAGTGCATTTATTGGAAGAATCATGATTTCAACTCTTTTTGAAAAAGTGAACATCTACAAAGTTGTCTGGCATCGCCCCTTATTCGATATGTCCCTATTTTTTATATTACTGGGGATCTCACTTAAAACTTTTTACCTTATAACCGGTTAA
- a CDS encoding FUSC family protein: MIFKPDQWLFAFKLYLAAMMAFTISAHIGLPETYWTIVTCCVVMNPMSGAVRSKAVYRFTGTFCGGLVSLILVSFFANTPILMIAFIGLIGAVAFGCSLLDRTPRSYGFQLFGLTLMIVAIPYIEHPATLFDIAIFRICEIGLGIICCTMVDSIIAPRSLKPGVQFKLQGWLADMEKWIDDAFEGHITDDEAVHDRLKALSDISSLSALAAQLRYDPLVTRRESQLIFSIQLRLLRLVPLLSAISSRIADAEPDIRNKLTASLKTAAAHAKNGEPADEALLTQITQTAHSMDSMSKWRHLVQENMAELLKTILHNWSEIRQCQQSLEQDSPLPPLLEKEVSNTRSFKLYPDTYIAKKIFIGSLISYSLLCVLWYATGWHHAPAAVLMGVAALAFFGGSDEGGRAITLFGRFTIIALFAASILSYGLLPLANDYPMFLIIMAIFILPIGAWATKNPMAILLLAMAFSSINFQSSYQPYDFGVFLEICIANLLGIFIAFCSLGLVRTLGAKHTMERLIREGREEVLNLTYRATPRDRDAFLNRSLDKIGSLASRLEQTGQINTSSRVLSRLRAAASIAELRHTSAYLNEETRRVLEDLFTTIRQDINHKEPSDKLLAKIDNALSTAWKHELKSAKHPLLRGLIGLRLALFEYAPAWRYAP; this comes from the coding sequence ATGATTTTTAAACCTGACCAGTGGCTATTCGCATTCAAGCTGTACCTAGCAGCGATGATGGCGTTTACAATCTCTGCGCATATTGGCCTCCCCGAAACATATTGGACCATTGTTACCTGCTGCGTGGTTATGAACCCCATGAGCGGTGCCGTAAGATCTAAAGCCGTTTATCGATTTACCGGTACATTTTGTGGCGGGCTTGTCTCGTTGATTTTAGTAAGTTTTTTTGCAAACACACCGATCTTAATGATTGCCTTTATAGGGCTAATTGGTGCAGTAGCATTTGGATGTTCTTTACTAGATCGCACACCGCGAAGCTACGGTTTTCAACTCTTTGGTCTGACCTTAATGATCGTCGCAATACCCTATATAGAACACCCAGCCACACTGTTTGACATAGCCATATTTCGTATCTGCGAAATTGGTCTGGGGATCATATGTTGCACCATGGTCGACAGCATTATTGCTCCACGTTCTTTAAAACCTGGCGTGCAGTTTAAATTGCAAGGTTGGCTGGCTGATATGGAGAAATGGATTGATGATGCCTTTGAAGGCCATATTACCGACGACGAAGCAGTACATGACCGCTTAAAAGCCCTCTCTGATATCAGCTCCTTATCTGCTCTGGCCGCTCAATTGCGCTATGACCCGCTTGTTACGCGACGGGAAAGCCAACTTATATTTTCCATACAATTGCGTTTATTGCGCTTAGTGCCGTTGCTATCAGCCATCTCATCTCGCATTGCCGATGCCGAACCCGATATACGCAACAAGTTAACGGCCTCTTTAAAAACAGCGGCCGCCCATGCAAAAAATGGCGAGCCAGCGGACGAAGCCCTACTTACACAAATAACCCAAACGGCTCATAGTATGGATTCCATGTCTAAGTGGCGCCATTTAGTTCAAGAAAACATGGCCGAATTACTAAAAACTATACTGCATAACTGGTCTGAAATACGCCAATGCCAACAGTCACTAGAACAAGATTCGCCGTTACCGCCTCTTCTTGAAAAAGAAGTCAGCAATACACGTTCATTTAAGCTTTATCCGGATACCTATATTGCCAAAAAAATATTTATTGGCAGCCTTATCTCCTACAGCCTGCTCTGTGTATTATGGTATGCAACAGGCTGGCATCATGCTCCCGCTGCAGTTTTAATGGGGGTTGCTGCTCTCGCCTTCTTTGGTGGTTCAGACGAAGGTGGTCGCGCCATTACCTTATTTGGTAGGTTTACAATTATCGCCTTATTCGCCGCAAGTATATTAAGCTATGGCCTGCTTCCGCTTGCCAATGATTACCCCATGTTTCTGATCATAATGGCGATATTTATCTTACCAATAGGCGCTTGGGCAACGAAAAACCCGATGGCGATACTGCTATTGGCTATGGCTTTTAGCAGCATTAATTTTCAAAGCAGCTACCAACCCTATGATTTTGGTGTCTTTCTTGAAATTTGTATCGCCAACCTTTTAGGCATTTTTATTGCCTTTTGTTCGCTAGGCTTAGTGCGCACGTTGGGCGCCAAACACACCATGGAACGACTTATTCGTGAGGGTCGCGAAGAAGTATTAAACCTAACTTACCGCGCCACACCCCGCGATAGAGATGCTTTCCTCAATCGGTCTTTAGATAAAATTGGTTCCCTTGCAAGTAGGCTTGAACAAACCGGTCAAATAAATACTAGCTCTCGTGTTTTAAGTCGTTTGCGTGCAGCTGCAAGTATTGCCGAGCTACGACATACCAGTGCTTACCTGAATGAAGAAACTCGTCGCGTGCTGGAAGACCTATTCACCACAATCCGCCAAGACATTAACCATAAAGAACCGTCAGACAAGCTTTTGGCAAAAATAGACAACGCCCTTTCAACCGCCTGGAAGCATGAGTTGAAATCGGCCAAACATCCACTGTTAAGGGGGCTCATTGGCCTTCGTCTTGCGTTGTTTGAATATGCACCTGCTTGGAGGTATGCCCCATGA
- a CDS encoding MarR family winged helix-turn-helix transcriptional regulator: protein MQTVSTLPFDHGISTSLAIIVLLASRFGPHVQQKTLAIEAGIDAAALVRILDQGEEAGLLVRCDVPNDRRSKAIKLLPKGKRHASKMEATLKDLRFKLMGDVPEEDIETTTRVMRLLEERCQAYLLNGKTDQK, encoded by the coding sequence ATGCAAACTGTTAGCACTCTTCCTTTTGATCATGGTATTTCCACGTCATTAGCCATTATCGTTTTACTAGCATCGCGTTTCGGGCCTCATGTTCAACAAAAAACGCTGGCTATCGAAGCTGGTATTGATGCAGCCGCGCTGGTTCGTATACTTGATCAAGGCGAAGAGGCCGGGCTACTCGTTCGTTGTGATGTTCCCAATGACCGTAGAAGCAAAGCCATTAAGCTGCTACCGAAGGGAAAGCGCCACGCTAGCAAAATGGAAGCTACACTTAAGGACCTTCGTTTTAAGCTGATGGGTGATGTGCCAGAAGAAGATATTGAGACAACAACGCGCGTAATGCGTCTGTTGGAAGAGCGATGCCAAGCCTATTTACTAAATGGCAAAACTGATCAAAAATGA
- a CDS encoding M14 family metallopeptidase, which translates to MKKQYKTYQETEQYLQHVVSQHPNLFKLQSIGSTHEQREIMLITASFDVEKAESKPALLYTGTIHAREWIGNELAVKFIEYIVDNHEYNPELINILSRNTLYMVPCLNPDGFEYSMKHFSFWRKNRRLNHDGTYGVDLNRNFSVGFPGSKNTSSNVYSGPQPFSEPETQAIKQFVDSHQNITIALDYHSQGNVFFPAHKFNHEAEHEGTDLNMLCANMARKIYKVTGRKYGIHRGKPPTNLIGGSGREYYYSRGILATVVEVGTRNIPDYMQNMTQSINENIPAVQYALGEAINYSTHAPKRVTELNILKIESKSATLTWTYEEDEDIYFEIYRNTKNKQACTESNLVGITHAQEFTDIELDSGTMYFYYIRAVHRLSNIKSPFATKIRLKTLLDHNEFSRVLFPGKSNVGYVGQYTGEQNRQHFGHNSLFIGINQSKGICTGVLEFSLDNIPENAVIKFARASLYPMNRVAAKIEQFGDWSISFLEQDNVADITNFEDIEQAESIETLGQTVPSDALTQGIWSHWTFSAHECRILESNLAKRSVLFRIDGPKTLPLGRDSQMMQFDIGYGKFGGGIHYRPHLEVIYTVPETEVVLSPTRLCSLSKKGVVENELLSGFSENDGKTYGYIEFNLYSLPNPEETVITEAFICLQNKNTPPSDRDICFNLEFVDMNAISYSDIRNRTNIEYVGYEATTQDLVRKQKQYFIFDKYSQLTLEEKHESNEAAAFVIRATSESESYAKLIDWHEAGHKNEVKLVVKYIKRRKKPTAAVTELKASNENGRMKLTWANPPTKAFVGTYVVRNRFRPPRSPYDGVKLYAGSDNYTYDSFGSSKISKYYAAFSYDDVPNYSEPQVIHYEAHQSTAEKPSN; encoded by the coding sequence GTGAAAAAACAATATAAAACATACCAAGAAACAGAACAGTATTTACAACATGTTGTTTCTCAGCACCCCAATTTATTTAAACTTCAGAGTATCGGCAGCACTCACGAACAACGTGAGATTATGCTAATCACCGCTTCTTTCGATGTAGAAAAGGCAGAGTCTAAACCCGCTCTTTTGTATACAGGCACCATTCATGCCAGAGAATGGATTGGTAACGAGCTGGCTGTTAAGTTTATTGAATATATCGTCGATAACCATGAGTACAACCCTGAGCTTATCAACATCTTAAGCCGTAACACGCTTTATATGGTGCCTTGTTTAAATCCGGATGGCTTCGAATACTCAATGAAGCATTTCTCATTTTGGCGAAAGAACCGTCGTCTCAATCACGATGGTACCTATGGTGTTGACCTTAATCGTAACTTTAGTGTCGGTTTCCCAGGCTCAAAAAACACTTCATCAAACGTCTATAGTGGGCCACAGCCCTTTAGTGAGCCAGAAACTCAGGCCATCAAACAATTTGTGGACAGTCATCAAAACATTACGATTGCTTTAGATTACCACTCTCAGGGAAATGTTTTTTTCCCTGCCCACAAGTTTAATCATGAAGCCGAACATGAAGGCACAGACCTGAATATGCTTTGCGCCAATATGGCCAGAAAAATCTACAAAGTAACAGGGCGTAAATACGGTATTCATCGTGGTAAACCGCCTACAAACTTGATCGGTGGAAGCGGACGAGAATACTATTATAGCCGAGGCATTCTTGCCACTGTTGTCGAAGTCGGTACCCGTAATATTCCCGACTATATGCAAAACATGACCCAGTCGATTAATGAAAATATACCGGCGGTACAATATGCATTAGGTGAGGCAATTAATTATTCCACACACGCTCCAAAACGCGTTACTGAACTTAATATCCTTAAGATTGAAAGTAAATCTGCCACGTTAACGTGGACGTATGAAGAAGATGAAGATATTTATTTTGAAATCTATCGCAATACAAAAAACAAACAAGCCTGCACCGAAAGTAATTTAGTTGGCATTACCCATGCACAAGAGTTTACAGATATAGAACTCGATAGTGGCACCATGTATTTTTACTATATTCGTGCGGTTCATCGCTTGAGTAATATTAAATCGCCTTTTGCTACAAAAATTAGATTAAAAACATTACTAGATCATAATGAATTTTCTAGGGTGCTATTCCCCGGTAAATCCAATGTCGGTTATGTTGGTCAATACACTGGCGAGCAAAACCGCCAACATTTTGGTCACAATTCACTCTTCATTGGCATCAACCAATCCAAAGGTATCTGTACCGGTGTTCTTGAGTTTAGCCTCGATAACATCCCTGAAAATGCTGTTATTAAGTTTGCCAGGGCTTCACTCTACCCAATGAATCGTGTCGCCGCAAAAATTGAGCAGTTTGGAGATTGGTCGATTTCATTTTTAGAGCAAGATAACGTAGCCGATATAACAAACTTTGAAGATATAGAGCAGGCCGAAAGCATAGAAACCTTAGGTCAAACAGTTCCATCAGACGCCCTAACACAGGGTATCTGGAGTCATTGGACCTTTAGTGCTCATGAATGTCGAATTCTAGAATCAAACCTAGCAAAACGCTCGGTATTATTTCGCATAGATGGCCCCAAAACACTGCCTCTTGGGCGTGATTCACAAATGATGCAATTCGACATTGGCTATGGAAAATTTGGTGGCGGGATTCATTATCGCCCACACCTTGAGGTCATTTATACCGTCCCTGAAACAGAAGTGGTCTTATCACCCACGCGCCTTTGTAGTCTGTCAAAAAAAGGGGTTGTTGAAAACGAGCTCCTGTCTGGTTTTAGCGAAAATGATGGTAAAACATACGGCTATATTGAGTTTAACCTGTACAGTTTACCGAACCCAGAAGAAACGGTTATTACCGAAGCCTTTATTTGCTTACAAAATAAAAACACCCCCCCCAGTGATCGTGATATCTGCTTTAATCTTGAGTTTGTCGACATGAATGCCATCAGCTATTCTGATATCAGAAATCGAACTAATATCGAGTATGTCGGTTATGAAGCAACCACGCAAGACCTTGTTCGCAAGCAAAAGCAGTACTTCATTTTCGACAAATATAGTCAATTAACATTAGAAGAAAAACACGAATCTAATGAGGCAGCTGCTTTTGTAATACGAGCCACCTCTGAGTCAGAATCTTATGCAAAATTGATTGACTGGCATGAGGCTGGACATAAAAATGAAGTGAAATTAGTCGTTAAATATATCAAGCGTCGCAAAAAACCAACGGCAGCGGTTACTGAATTAAAAGCAAGCAATGAAAATGGTCGAATGAAATTAACATGGGCGAACCCACCTACCAAAGCATTTGTTGGCACTTATGTCGTACGCAATAGGTTCCGCCCACCTCGCTCACCCTATGATGGTGTAAAGCTCTATGCTGGTTCGGATAATTACACATACGACAGCTTTGGCTCTAGCAAAATCTCAAAATATTATGCTGCCTTTAGTTATGATGATGTTCCAAACTACTCTGAGCCTCAAGTAATACATTATGAAGCTCATCAAAGCACTGCAGAAAAGCCATCTAACTAG
- a CDS encoding DUF1643 domain-containing protein, whose product MNSSQKRPTLGLLYMDFVLQFFHPSNFKGWPDKIETVTYHWKNDQQRLINDIKNKKIDVLIGNIPATAYETFREISKALPNVRFVPSLDTQFSNKSKENVTRFCKKYDIPIPPTHIFYDRKKGYQFLEKTRYPKIIKKSYGPSNYGGYFVHKVDTFDEAKQLLESKKYNPIYVQDFIPMSADIRVMLIGHEPVCAFWRRPPEGEWLTNTSQGGSIDYQNVPKEVLDLAVRVSKAAKAEYWACDIAVGKDGKYRILECATAFAAFPYIRDWIGQYLMWLFGNGQFKKPHFPINNWEELGKISPYLLRTMRQITFGQYTPSSDADCFTPLAKTSTNELLIKDLSQEEWPSDIWNFQDNLGRQKKTDSKPAPTTSKNSAKTAESISANADNAFVIPPTDETYRYSLSRTWDIKKPSLFFIALHPTCEEDHYDDALIKKCIAYAKQHDYGSIIIGSLFAYRAKNISDLKKACDPIGTYNDVSLLENHQRAEKTIAIWGNDGTFKGRADEVKALLPNLLCFQLTVKKQPRSIKGLANDMTPVLL is encoded by the coding sequence ATGAATAGCAGTCAAAAACGCCCAACATTAGGTTTACTGTACATGGACTTTGTACTGCAATTTTTTCACCCATCTAACTTTAAAGGTTGGCCGGATAAAATTGAAACCGTCACTTATCATTGGAAAAATGACCAGCAACGCCTTATTAACGACATTAAAAACAAAAAAATTGATGTTTTAATTGGTAATATTCCGGCAACAGCGTACGAAACGTTTCGTGAAATCTCCAAAGCACTGCCTAACGTCCGCTTTGTCCCCTCACTAGACACACAGTTTTCTAATAAATCCAAAGAAAACGTTACACGCTTTTGTAAAAAATATGACATTCCTATTCCGCCAACACATATTTTTTACGACCGTAAAAAAGGCTACCAGTTTCTTGAAAAAACTCGTTACCCAAAAATCATTAAAAAATCCTATGGGCCGTCAAATTATGGTGGCTATTTTGTTCATAAGGTCGATACTTTTGATGAAGCCAAACAACTACTAGAAAGCAAAAAATACAACCCCATTTACGTTCAAGATTTTATTCCCATGTCAGCTGATATTCGCGTCATGTTAATCGGTCACGAACCGGTATGTGCCTTTTGGCGCCGTCCACCAGAAGGTGAGTGGTTAACCAATACCAGTCAGGGTGGCAGCATTGATTACCAAAACGTGCCAAAGGAAGTGCTTGATTTAGCTGTACGCGTTTCTAAAGCCGCAAAAGCAGAATACTGGGCCTGTGACATCGCTGTTGGAAAAGATGGCAAGTACCGCATATTAGAGTGCGCAACGGCCTTTGCGGCCTTCCCTTATATTAGGGACTGGATAGGTCAATATTTGATGTGGTTATTTGGTAACGGTCAATTTAAAAAGCCCCATTTCCCCATTAATAACTGGGAAGAGCTTGGTAAGATATCGCCCTACTTATTAAGAACCATGCGCCAAATCACCTTTGGTCAATATACCCCTAGCTCAGATGCCGACTGCTTTACACCACTTGCCAAAACAAGCACTAATGAGCTCTTAATAAAAGACCTAAGTCAAGAAGAGTGGCCCAGTGATATTTGGAATTTTCAAGATAATTTAGGTCGTCAAAAAAAAACCGATTCAAAACCGGCTCCAACCACATCAAAAAATTCTGCTAAAACAGCTGAGTCCATTAGCGCAAATGCCGACAATGCGTTTGTCATACCACCCACCGATGAGACATACCGTTATTCACTGAGCCGAACATGGGATATTAAAAAACCGAGCTTATTTTTTATTGCTTTACACCCAACCTGCGAAGAAGACCATTATGATGATGCTTTAATAAAAAAATGTATCGCTTATGCGAAACAACATGACTATGGCAGCATTATTATTGGCAGTCTTTTTGCGTACCGAGCGAAGAACATTTCAGACCTAAAAAAGGCCTGCGACCCAATCGGCACATATAATGATGTCAGCTTATTAGAAAATCATCAACGCGCTGAAAAAACGATTGCGATATGGGGTAATGATGGCACATTCAAAGGAAGAGCCGATGAAGTTAAAGCATTACTACCGAATTTATTATGTTTTCAACTAACGGTAAAAAAACAACCACGTAGTATTAAAGGTTTGGCAAATGACATGACACCCGTTTTACTCTAA
- a CDS encoding ATP-grasp domain-containing protein: MSTYEIGLWIYQNGGGDVIQNSIIAQLQERDISAITELNLRNATATNGAIYCDGVIMEELDLFFSYNAGQQTQYQLYLYEALDQYIPIINNYTAFSLTEDKFKTAHLLQRNGIITPEYELCHRNDVHTLRRILKEWGGKIIYKPTEGWGGMGLVKIENDAALDMLIPFIKHTDLRHFYVERFIDYDNTDFRVDIVDGEYISCYGRQAPAGDWKTNITSGGKLLLREPTDELVALAKKAAKLTGLDIAGVDMIYDQEREQYVVLEVNGIPAFATPEQEQLGLDFNTKKINAIVNLIEKKLHEKNK, encoded by the coding sequence ATGTCTACCTATGAAATTGGGTTATGGATCTATCAAAATGGTGGTGGTGATGTTATTCAAAATTCGATCATTGCCCAATTACAAGAACGCGACATTTCTGCAATTACCGAGCTAAATTTAAGAAATGCAACAGCCACAAATGGCGCTATTTACTGCGATGGCGTTATAATGGAAGAGTTAGATTTGTTCTTTAGCTACAACGCTGGCCAACAAACACAGTACCAACTATATCTTTATGAAGCGTTGGATCAATATATACCGATCATTAATAACTATACGGCCTTTAGCCTAACCGAGGATAAATTCAAAACAGCTCATTTATTACAACGTAATGGCATCATCACGCCAGAATATGAGTTATGCCATCGTAATGATGTTCATACACTACGCAGAATCTTAAAAGAATGGGGTGGCAAGATTATATACAAACCTACTGAGGGCTGGGGAGGCATGGGGCTTGTTAAAATTGAAAACGACGCGGCCCTTGATATGCTGATACCCTTTATAAAACATACCGATCTTCGGCATTTTTACGTTGAACGCTTTATTGATTACGATAACACTGACTTCAGGGTTGATATTGTCGACGGTGAATACATCAGTTGCTATGGTCGTCAAGCCCCTGCTGGCGACTGGAAAACCAACATTACCAGTGGCGGCAAATTGTTACTACGTGAACCAACTGATGAGCTGGTCGCTTTAGCTAAAAAGGCCGCCAAATTAACCGGCCTGGATATTGCTGGCGTCGATATGATTTATGATCAAGAACGTGAACAATATGTGGTTTTAGAGGTCAACGGCATCCCTGCTTTTGCCACACCAGAACAAGAACAACTAGGCTTAGATTTTAATACTAAAAAAATTAACGCCATCGTCAACTTAATTGAAAAAAAACTACACGAGAAAAATAAATGA